Proteins encoded within one genomic window of Anabaena sphaerica FACHB-251:
- a CDS encoding shikimate kinase, whose protein sequence is MSNLLRGVNLYLIGMMGVGKSTVGRLIAQELGYGFVDTDDVIVKAAGKSINDIFTHEGEAAFRQLESDVLAQVCAYTKLTIATGGGIVLRQENWGYLHHGLIVWLDVPVKVLLKRLAEDETRPLLQDPDPEAKLLSLLEQRQPLYSQADLHITITEEQTPAEIVTRILAAIPSVLKTQVSPQVSPHQN, encoded by the coding sequence ATGAGTAACTTATTAAGAGGAGTCAACCTGTATTTAATTGGCATGATGGGTGTTGGTAAAAGCACAGTTGGTCGGTTAATAGCACAGGAATTGGGTTATGGATTTGTAGATACTGATGATGTAATAGTTAAAGCCGCTGGCAAATCTATCAATGACATATTTACTCATGAAGGTGAAGCGGCGTTCCGGCAGTTGGAAAGTGATGTTTTAGCTCAAGTTTGTGCTTATACCAAATTGACTATTGCTACGGGTGGGGGTATTGTCCTGCGACAAGAAAACTGGGGTTATCTACATCACGGGTTAATAGTGTGGCTTGATGTACCAGTGAAAGTCTTGTTAAAGCGGTTAGCAGAAGATGAAACAAGACCACTTTTACAAGATCCCGATCCTGAAGCTAAATTGCTATCGCTCCTCGAACAACGTCAACCACTTTACTCCCAAGCCGACTTACATATTACCATCACTGAGGAGCAAACACCAGCAGAAATCGTTACACGCATCCTAGCAGCAATACCCAGCGTTCTCAAAACTCAAGTTTCCCCTCAAGTTTCCCCACACCAAAATTGA
- a CDS encoding DUF3153 domain-containing protein, with protein sequence MNISNSRLQKIALCLIRPWNFIFTKIGIVNKQKPIFLLVVISASLMLSGCVQYDLGINFNNANNGELVQYIKLSEKLTSFSGDYVYEWLNSLERRARKLEGSANRISPEEIIVKIPFSNGKELQEKFSGFFNYRTAQKPENVADDAKLPSIASNLFVENNNFLLLSRNHLVYDLDLRSLSVLTSKGNVLSGTGSIVNLDFSLQTPWGVKNIQQTEDAIQPEKNGKQLIWKLNPGELNHIEVVFWLPNLLGIGALIIILFVWGGYYLRYTLLESGLKDLQS encoded by the coding sequence ATGAATATATCTAATTCACGCTTACAAAAAATTGCATTATGCTTGATTAGACCATGGAATTTTATCTTCACTAAAATCGGCATAGTAAACAAACAAAAACCTATTTTTTTGCTGGTGGTAATATCTGCGTCTTTAATGTTATCTGGTTGTGTTCAATATGACTTAGGTATTAACTTTAATAATGCTAATAATGGTGAATTAGTACAGTATATTAAATTATCCGAAAAATTAACCAGTTTTAGCGGTGATTATGTTTATGAATGGTTAAATAGTTTAGAACGTCGCGCACGTAAATTAGAAGGTTCAGCAAACCGCATTTCTCCAGAAGAAATTATTGTCAAAATTCCTTTTAGTAATGGCAAGGAATTACAAGAAAAGTTTAGCGGATTCTTCAACTACCGCACTGCTCAAAAACCTGAGAACGTTGCTGATGATGCAAAATTGCCAAGTATTGCTTCCAACTTATTCGTAGAGAATAACAACTTCTTACTTTTATCCAGAAATCATTTAGTTTATGATTTAGATTTGCGTTCCCTTTCTGTGCTTACCAGCAAAGGAAACGTTTTATCAGGTACTGGTTCAATTGTCAATTTAGATTTTAGCTTGCAGACACCTTGGGGAGTTAAGAATATTCAACAAACCGAAGATGCTATCCAACCAGAAAAAAATGGTAAACAACTGATATGGAAACTCAACCCAGGTGAGTTAAATCATATAGAAGTAGTTTTTTGGCTTCCTAATTTATTGGGTATTGGTGCTTTGATAATTATTCTGTTTGTTTGGGGTGGTTATTATCTGAGATATACATTGTTAGAATCTGGATTAAAGGATTTGCAAAGTTAA
- a CDS encoding UbiX family flavin prenyltransferase, which translates to MSNNSKPLILGVSGASGLIYAIRALKFLLEAEYKIELVASKSTYMVWQAEQNIRMPADPEAQEQFWRTQAGVTLSGQLRCHPWSDVGAGIASGSFKTLGMMIMPCSMSTVAKLAVGLSSDLLERAADVQIKEGRKLVIVPRETPFSLIHLRNLTTLAETGVRVVPAIPAWYHNPQTIEDLVDFVVARALDQLDIDCIPIQRWQGHL; encoded by the coding sequence GTGTCAAATAACAGTAAGCCACTTATTTTAGGCGTATCAGGTGCATCCGGCCTGATTTACGCCATTCGCGCTCTTAAATTTCTTTTAGAAGCTGAGTATAAAATTGAATTGGTTGCCTCTAAATCAACTTACATGGTTTGGCAAGCAGAGCAAAATATCCGAATGCCAGCAGATCCTGAAGCACAAGAGCAATTTTGGCGAACTCAAGCCGGAGTAACCCTATCGGGTCAACTACGCTGTCATCCTTGGAGTGATGTTGGCGCTGGTATCGCTAGTGGTTCCTTTAAAACTTTGGGGATGATGATCATGCCATGTAGCATGAGTACAGTAGCCAAACTGGCAGTGGGTTTGAGTTCAGACTTACTAGAACGGGCAGCAGATGTGCAGATTAAAGAAGGGCGTAAGCTGGTGATTGTCCCCAGAGAAACTCCTTTTAGCTTGATACACCTGCGAAACTTAACAACCTTAGCAGAAACAGGAGTTAGAGTTGTTCCCGCTATTCCCGCTTGGTATCACAATCCCCAAACCATTGAAGATTTAGTTGATTTTGTAGTTGCCCGTGCTTTAGATCAACTAGATATTGACTGCATACCAATTCAACGCTGGCAAGGTCATCTTTAA
- a CDS encoding helix-turn-helix transcriptional regulator: MSVADSQPPEEEFIEAQKNWDLEKLYVDLGSAKRKALTPVEKKLLRGLLCGCSPAEIAKRVYQSRNSGTVRVYLSNGLYKYIEDMLSNQLGYSVKVKNWSHVTHLLEKAGYKKNWFAVKQITTLIKNIREQEPNVLKVESTKIQDWGEAVDVSGFCGRMTELTTVSEWIVQQHCRLVVVLGMGGIGKTAFSIKLAQEIQVQFECVIWRSLHLCPTIDAMLTDIMQTLSPTLQIEQAATLNTKISQLIHSLRQMRCLLVLDNVDSILCSGDANLATTSKPDLLSQTQYRPGYEGYGELIRRLGDSQHQSCLLITSREKPPEIAASEGEKLPVRSLKLTGLSKTESLVILEAKGLLIPDYTDNGVFIDWYGGNPLFLKLVATTIQNLFGGSIYQFLKQGTIVFGDIRRILDQQFNHLSELEKYIMYWLVLNPDCTSVLTLTSLMIPGWSPRLRQRLILETLELLQRRSFLDMQAANLFPSAVWREYIIERVREKDFQSSTETETSLLMRDPILEAQLKNYVKKSQYDNQI; this comes from the coding sequence ATGTCTGTAGCAGATTCCCAACCACCAGAAGAAGAATTTATAGAAGCTCAAAAAAATTGGGACTTAGAAAAATTGTATGTGGATTTAGGTTCTGCAAAGAGGAAAGCCTTAACACCTGTAGAAAAGAAATTGCTTAGAGGTTTGCTTTGCGGTTGCAGTCCTGCGGAAATAGCCAAGAGAGTTTATCAAAGTCGCAATAGTGGTACTGTCAGAGTCTATCTGTCTAATGGATTATATAAATATATAGAAGATATGCTGAGTAACCAATTGGGATATTCAGTTAAGGTAAAGAACTGGAGTCATGTGACTCATTTATTAGAAAAAGCAGGGTATAAAAAAAATTGGTTTGCAGTGAAACAAATAACCACGTTAATTAAAAATATCAGAGAACAAGAACCTAATGTACTCAAAGTTGAATCCACGAAAATTCAAGATTGGGGTGAAGCGGTTGATGTCAGTGGCTTCTGTGGACGGATGACAGAACTAACCACCGTCTCAGAATGGATTGTGCAGCAGCACTGTCGGTTAGTTGTAGTTTTGGGGATGGGTGGAATTGGTAAAACTGCTTTTTCTATTAAGTTAGCACAGGAGATTCAAGTTCAGTTTGAATGTGTGATTTGGCGATCGCTGCATCTATGCCCTACGATAGATGCGATGTTAACCGATATTATGCAGACATTATCACCAACGTTACAAATAGAGCAGGCAGCAACTTTAAATACCAAAATTTCTCAATTGATACATAGTTTACGCCAGATGCGCTGTCTTTTGGTATTAGATAATGTTGACTCAATTTTATGCAGCGGTGATGCTAATCTCGCAACCACCAGTAAACCTGATCTGCTGTCACAGACTCAGTATCGTCCAGGTTATGAAGGTTACGGTGAGTTAATCAGAAGGTTAGGAGATTCTCAACATCAAAGCTGCTTATTAATCACTAGTCGGGAAAAACCACCAGAAATTGCAGCCAGTGAAGGAGAAAAACTCCCTGTCCGGTCTTTAAAATTGACTGGTTTAAGCAAAACAGAAAGCTTGGTTATCCTTGAAGCTAAAGGATTACTGATACCAGACTATACAGATAATGGCGTATTCATAGACTGGTATGGTGGTAATCCGTTGTTTCTAAAATTAGTTGCTACCACAATTCAAAATTTATTCGGTGGCAGTATTTATCAGTTTCTCAAACAGGGTACTATCGTATTTGGTGATATCCGCAGAATTCTAGACCAGCAATTTAATCACTTGTCTGAGTTAGAAAAGTATATTATGTATTGGCTAGTATTAAATCCAGATTGTACTTCTGTGCTGACTTTAACAAGCCTGATGATACCGGGATGGTCGCCGAGATTAAGACAAAGATTAATTTTGGAAACTTTAGAATTACTCCAGAGACGCTCATTCCTTGATATGCAAGCAGCTAATTTATTCCCCAGCGCAGTCTGGAGGGAATATATAATTGAACGCGTCAGAGAAAAAGATTTTCAATCTTCCACTGAAACCGAGACTAGCTTATTGATGCGTGATCCGATTTTAGAGGCACAATTAAAAAACTATGTGAAAAAAAGTCAATACGACAACCAAATTTAG
- a CDS encoding LapA family protein, translated as MAGIRLILLVVVLGGLILLLVQNFSPALPLVFLGMRTQPLPLSLWILFSIAAGGLTSFVIASLFKFTNYFTQQASSSKSTTTAPRVKTNPKKETIPPPSNPRRPVADTDYTTSNEFDDWETDANQGDDWDVEEPQQTPSPKTYPNQQAPKNVSQSDSVYSYSSQEPKNTGVGKTESIYDADYRVIIPPYQPPTTNPTTTQSDDDWDFFEDEDFADDNERPRR; from the coding sequence ATGGCTGGAATTCGTTTAATTTTGTTGGTGGTGGTGCTGGGAGGACTAATACTTTTATTAGTCCAAAATTTTTCTCCTGCCCTCCCTCTAGTATTTTTGGGGATGCGGACTCAACCATTACCACTATCTTTATGGATTTTATTTAGCATTGCCGCTGGTGGTTTGACATCTTTTGTAATCGCCAGCTTGTTTAAATTTACTAATTATTTTACTCAACAGGCATCCTCATCCAAATCAACGACAACTGCACCGCGTGTCAAGACGAATCCCAAGAAAGAAACTATACCACCTCCCAGCAATCCACGCAGACCAGTTGCTGACACCGATTACACTACCAGTAACGAATTTGATGATTGGGAAACAGATGCTAATCAAGGTGATGATTGGGATGTTGAAGAACCACAACAGACACCAAGCCCGAAAACCTACCCAAATCAGCAAGCACCTAAAAATGTTTCTCAGTCTGATTCAGTTTACTCCTACAGTTCCCAAGAACCCAAAAATACTGGTGTGGGGAAAACTGAATCGATTTACGATGCAGATTACCGAGTAATTATCCCTCCTTATCAACCCCCAACTACTAATCCAACTACTACTCAAAGTGATGATGATTGGGATTTTTTTGAAGACGAGGATTTTGCGGATGACAATGAACGTCCTCGTCGGTAA
- a CDS encoding tetratricopeptide repeat protein, which translates to MTTESLELAKSRYQAGKAAFENGQYRDSVENLEKASALLARNTRFGGEVDIWLVNAYEAAGRSEDAIALCQQLSRHPHYETRLQAKRLVYILKAPKLKRPKEWMTEIPDLAAISDNESKIIVTTKPKKSTLKQKSVEPEYVDLSQVNTKDNRFIWVALTAVALTISYLVWLSL; encoded by the coding sequence ATGACTACAGAAAGTTTAGAACTTGCTAAATCTCGTTACCAAGCTGGAAAAGCAGCTTTTGAAAATGGACAATATCGGGACTCTGTGGAAAATTTAGAAAAAGCCAGCGCCTTATTAGCTCGAAATACACGCTTTGGAGGTGAAGTAGATATTTGGCTGGTGAATGCTTATGAAGCTGCTGGACGTTCAGAAGATGCGATCGCACTTTGTCAACAACTCTCCCGTCATCCCCACTACGAAACTAGGCTACAAGCAAAGAGGTTAGTTTATATTTTAAAAGCACCCAAACTCAAAAGACCAAAGGAGTGGATGACCGAAATTCCCGATTTAGCAGCTATTTCTGATAATGAATCCAAAATAATCGTCACTACTAAGCCCAAAAAATCTACCCTAAAGCAGAAGTCGGTGGAACCTGAATATGTTGATCTTAGCCAAGTCAATACAAAAGATAATCGTTTTATCTGGGTAGCATTAACTGCTGTTGCTTTAACAATTTCCTATTTAGTCTGGTTAAGTTTGTGA
- the pdxH gene encoding pyridoxamine 5'-phosphate oxidase, whose product MDKNIADLRKDYTLQDLSEKEIDPNPFIQFKFWFDQALAAQLPEPNAMTLATSTPDGKPSARMVLLKDFDERGFVLFTNYNSHKGQEIAANPHAALVFWWAELERQVRIVGTVEKISKDESDGYFEVRPHNSRLGAWASNQSEVIAGREVLEAQLQDFQRKYENQEVPRPPHWGGFRVIPQEIEFWQGRSSRLHDRLLYTCADDGSWKIERLSP is encoded by the coding sequence ATGGATAAAAACATAGCTGACCTTCGCAAAGACTACACTTTGCAAGATTTGAGTGAAAAGGAAATAGACCCTAATCCTTTTATACAATTTAAATTCTGGTTTGATCAGGCTCTAGCAGCACAATTACCTGAACCTAACGCCATGACTCTGGCCACATCTACACCAGATGGCAAACCCTCAGCGAGAATGGTACTACTGAAAGATTTTGATGAACGAGGTTTTGTTTTATTTACTAATTACAACAGTCACAAAGGACAAGAAATAGCTGCAAATCCCCATGCGGCTTTGGTTTTTTGGTGGGCTGAACTAGAACGCCAAGTGAGAATTGTGGGGACTGTAGAGAAGATTTCAAAAGATGAGTCGGATGGCTATTTTGAAGTACGCCCTCATAATAGTCGTTTAGGTGCATGGGCTTCTAATCAAAGTGAGGTAATTGCTGGTAGGGAAGTTTTGGAAGCACAATTACAGGATTTCCAGCGTAAATATGAAAATCAGGAAGTTCCTAGACCACCTCATTGGGGCGGTTTTCGCGTAATTCCCCAGGAGATTGAGTTTTGGCAGGGACGTTCTAGCCGTTTACATGACAGGTTGCTTTATACTTGTGCGGATGATGGAAGTTGGAAGATAGAACGTTTATCACCTTAA
- the argB gene encoding acetylglutamate kinase: MINDTEYIRQTEANRVEILSEALPYIQQFAGRTVVVKYGGAAMKDSTLKDKVIRDIVFLSCVGLRPILVHGGGPEINSWLGKLGIEAQFKNGLRVTDAPTMDVVEMVLVGRVNKEIVSLINQAGGMAVGLCGKDGHLITARPQGDEGIGFVGEVSNVNIKILETLSSNGYIPVVSSVAADDNGQAYNINADTVAGEIAAALGAEKLILLTDTRGILKDYKDPSTLIPKVDIPEARQLINDGVVSGGMIPKVTCCVRSLAQGVKAAHIIDGRIPHALLLEIFTDVGIGTMILGSQFK, translated from the coding sequence ATGATCAACGATACCGAGTATATCAGGCAAACTGAAGCCAATCGCGTCGAAATCCTCAGCGAAGCACTACCTTACATTCAACAATTCGCAGGTCGCACCGTTGTTGTCAAATACGGGGGTGCGGCCATGAAAGATAGCACCCTCAAAGATAAAGTCATCCGTGATATTGTATTTTTATCTTGCGTTGGCTTGCGACCAATTTTAGTACATGGTGGTGGACCAGAAATTAACAGTTGGTTAGGCAAACTAGGAATTGAAGCACAATTTAAGAATGGTTTGCGCGTCACCGATGCACCTACAATGGATGTAGTAGAAATGGTATTAGTCGGTCGAGTCAATAAAGAAATTGTCTCCCTGATTAACCAAGCCGGTGGTATGGCTGTGGGACTTTGCGGTAAAGATGGTCACTTAATCACTGCCCGTCCCCAAGGTGATGAAGGTATCGGCTTTGTTGGGGAAGTCAGTAATGTCAACATCAAGATTTTAGAAACTCTCTCTAGTAATGGCTATATTCCCGTAGTTTCTAGCGTTGCGGCTGATGATAACGGACAAGCTTACAATATTAATGCTGATACTGTAGCGGGGGAAATAGCAGCTGCTTTGGGGGCGGAAAAGTTGATTTTACTGACCGATACAAGGGGGATTTTAAAAGATTATAAAGATCCATCTACCTTGATTCCTAAAGTGGATATTCCTGAAGCTCGTCAATTGATTAACGATGGTGTAGTGAGTGGGGGTATGATTCCTAAAGTAACTTGTTGTGTGCGATCGCTCGCTCAAGGAGTTAAAGCCGCACACATCATTGATGGCCGCATCCCTCACGCCCTTCTGTTAGAAATCTTTACAGATGTAGGGATTGGCACAATGATTCTTGGTTCTCAGTTTAAATGA
- a CDS encoding Uma2 family endonuclease, with the protein MIIQTHPTQKTPTVTWEALPADFILPDDPVENIQQPPLAAALTDALGAAGRILPQMLIGSNFGLVATLNKKIIVKAPDWFYVPQVHPVAADVVRRSYTPNLEGEPVAVVMEFLSDTEGGELSVRSTPPYGKLYFYEHILQVPTYVTYDPYEPSLEVRCLQNGEYTKQQADANGRFWIPELELFLGICTGERLCQTMNWLRWWDSDGNLLLWSSEQAEQEHQRAELLAAKLRELGIDPNNIS; encoded by the coding sequence ATGATTATACAAACTCACCCAACTCAAAAAACACCAACTGTCACTTGGGAAGCCCTTCCCGCTGATTTTATTTTACCTGACGACCCAGTGGAAAATATTCAACAACCGCCTCTAGCTGCTGCACTAACTGATGCTTTAGGTGCAGCAGGACGCATTCTCCCACAAATGCTGATTGGCTCTAATTTTGGGCTTGTAGCCACCTTAAACAAAAAAATTATTGTTAAAGCTCCCGACTGGTTTTATGTGCCACAGGTGCATCCTGTAGCTGCTGATGTGGTACGTCGCAGTTATACTCCCAACCTCGAAGGTGAACCAGTGGCTGTGGTAATGGAATTTCTCTCAGATACAGAAGGTGGAGAATTATCAGTGCGTTCCACACCGCCCTATGGAAAGTTGTATTTTTACGAACATATTCTTCAAGTTCCCACTTATGTCACCTATGACCCCTACGAACCCAGTTTAGAAGTACGCTGTTTGCAAAATGGAGAATATACCAAACAACAAGCAGACGCTAATGGACGTTTTTGGATTCCTGAATTAGAGTTATTTTTAGGAATTTGCACTGGTGAAAGATTGTGTCAAACCATGAATTGGTTGCGGTGGTGGGATAGTGACGGAAATTTGCTGCTGTGGAGTAGTGAACAAGCAGAACAGGAACATCAACGGGCTGAATTATTAGCAGCTAAGTTACGAGAACTAGGGATTGATCCTAATAATATCTCATGA